DNA sequence from the Parambassis ranga unplaced genomic scaffold, fParRan2.1 scaffold_185_arrow_ctg1, whole genome shotgun sequence genome:
CCTGAGCGGCATAGTAGGCACTGCTCTTAGCCTCCTTATTCGGGCGGAGTTAAGCCAGCCAGGCTCTCTCTTAGGTGACGATCAGATCTATAATGTCATCGTAACGGCGCATGCTTTTGTAATAATTTTCTTCATGGTTATGCCCGTAATAATCGGAGGCTTTGGAAATTGGCTTATCCCTCTTATAATTGGAGCCCCAGATATAGCATTCCCTCGAATAAATAATATGAGTTTCTGGCTTCTTCCCCCCTcgttcctccttctccttgccTCTTCTGGCGTTGAAGCTGGGGCTGGAACTGGCTGAACGTCTACCCCCCACTGGCTGGTAACCTAGCACATGCAGGACCATCCGTTGACCTGGCAATTTTCTCCCTCCATCTAGCTGGTGTCTCCTCAATTTTAGGAGCAATTACTTTATTACCAccatcatcaacatgaagcCCCCCGCCATTACTCAATACCAAACCCCCCTCTTTGTTTGAGCTGTTCTAATTACAGCCGTCCTCTTACTCCTTTCCCTCCCAGTCCTCGCAGCCGCTATTACAATGTTACTTACAGACCGGAACCTTAATACCACTTTCTTCGACCCGGCGGCGGAGGGGACCCCATCCTTTATCAGCATCTGTTCTGATTCTTTGGTCACCCCGAAGTCTATATTCTGATTCTCCCAGGATCGGACTCATTTCCACATCGTAACTTACTACTCCGGAAAAAAAGAACCTTTCGGCTACATAGGAATAGTCTGAGCTATGATGGCAATGGCCTTCTAGGATTTATCGTCTGAGCCCACCACATGTTTACCGTTGGAATAGATGTAGACACCCGAGCCTACTTACATCTGCAACAATAATCATCGCCATCCCCACAGGGGTAAAAGTCTTCAGTTGACTAGCAACCCTTCATGGTGGCCGCCTAAAATGAGATGCTGCTTTCCTCTGAGCTCTTGGATTTATCTTCTTATTCACAGTCGGAGGATTAACAGGCATTATCCTGGCTAATTCCTCCTTAGACATCATTCTCCATGACACATACTATGTCGTTGCCCACTTCCACTACGTCCTCTCCATAGGAGCAGTCTTCGCAATTATGGGAGGCTTTGTCCACTGATTCCCCCCTTTTTACCGGCCTATACACTTCACGAATCATGAACTAAAGTACACTTCGGAGTAATATTTGTAGGTGTAAACCTGACCTTCTTCCCACAACACTTCCTCGGACTAGCAGGCATGCCTCGACGATATTCTGATTACCCGGACTGCTACACCCTATGAAACACCGTCTCATCTATAGGATCCCTTGTATCTTTAGTGCTGTAGTAATGTTCCTGTTCATCATCTGAGAAGCCTTCATCTCCAAACGAGAAGTcctaaaaatagaaataaccgCAACAAACGTTTGAATGACTTCACGGCTTGCCCTCCCCCATACCACACCTTTGAAGAGCCTGCCTTCGTACAAGTCCGTCAATACGCTTAGACCCCGAGAAAGGAAGGAATTGAACCTCCGTGGGCTGGTTTCAAGCCAGTCACATAACCCCTCTGTCACTTTCTTAATAAGACACTAGTAAAATAAGTATTACATGCTTTGTCAAGGCAGAAATCGTGGGTGGAACCCCCGCGTGTCTTGTATATGGCACAATATACCCAACTCGGGCTCCAAGACGCAGCCTCCCCGCTTATAGAAGAACTCCTCCACTTCCACGACCACGCCCTAATAATTATTACTCTCATCAGTGCATTTGTTCTCTACGTAATTCTTACGATAGTTACTGCCAAAACAACTGACAATACATCCTGGATTCCCAAGAAGTTGAAATTATCTGAACTGTCCTACCCGCCATTATCCTTGTTCTTATCGCACTACCCTCTCTCCGAATCCTTTACCTTCTTGACGAAATCAATGACCCACACTTAACAATTAAAGCCATGGGCCACCAATGATACTGAAGCTACGAGTACACAGACTACGAAGACCTAGCATTCGACTCTTACATACTCCCAACGCAAGATTTAACCCCCGGCCAGTTCCGCCTACTAGAAGCCGACCACCGAATGATTATCCCAGTAGAATCCCCCATTCGTGTGCTAGTCTCCGCTGAAGACGTACTGCACTCATGAGCAGTCCCTTCTTAGGTGTAAAATAGACGCAGTACCAGGCCGGAAAGCTAAATCAAGTAGCCTTGTGGCCTCACGGCCCGGCGTATTCTTCGGCCAATGCTCCGAAATCTGTGGAGCTAATCACAGCTTTATACCTATCGTTGTAGAAGCAGTTCCTCTAGAGCACTTTGAAACTGATCTTCTCTGATACTTGGAAGATGCCTTCGCTAAGTAAGCTAAATAGGGAGTAGCGTTAGCCTTTTAAGCTAAAGAATGGTGACCCCCAACCACCCTTAGCGACATGCCACAGCTCAACCCACTACCCTGATTCGGAATCCTTATTGCCTCTTGACTAATTTTTTCTCCTCATTGTCCCCCAAAAAGTGCTAGCTCATAAAACCCCTAAAAAACCACACCCCAAAGCACACAAAAACCTGCCACAAAACCTTGAAACTGACCTTGATAACTAGCCTCTTTGACCAATTTGAAAGCGCCCAAACTTTTAGGAGTGCCCTTATTCTCCCAGCACTCGCTCTCCCCTGAATCCTTTTACCCCCAACCAGACACCCGATGAATCATAACCGTCTTCTCACACTTCAACAGTGATTCTTAAACCAATTTACCCACCACATCTTCTCATCTATTAACCTGGGAGGCCATAAATGAGCAGCTGTGCTTACAGCCATTGTTACTCTTTTTAATCACCTTAAATAGCTAGGCCTCCTACCGTACACCTTCACACCAACTACTCAGCTTTCAATGAATATAGCGTTTGCCTTACCCCTCTGACTAGCCACTGTAATTATTGGCTTCCGTAAAAACCCAAATCATTCTTTAGCCCACCTCCTACCAGAAGGCACTCCCACACTTCTTATCCCCGTCCTGATCATTATCGAAACAGTTAGCCTCCTAATGCGCCCCTTCGCCCTTGGGATTCGACTAACTGCTAATCTTACAGCAGGCCACTTACTCATTCAACTTACTTCGACCGCAACATTTGTTCTAGCATCAACGCTACCAGCCGTCGCAGCTATCACAGCCATCCTACTCCTAATACTCACCCTCCTAGAAGTAGCCGTCGCAATAATCCAAGCTTACGTATTCGTTCTCCTCTTAAGCCTCTACCTACAAGAAAACGTCTAATGGCCCACCAAGCACATGCATATCATATAGTAGATCCCAGCCCTTGACCCCTGACAGGCGCAGCCGGCGCCCTCTTATTAACTTCTGGCCTAGCAATTTGATTCCACTTCAATTCTACGATCCTTATACTTCTAGGCGTTGCCCTCCTCCTACTTACGATGCTCCAATGATGACGAGACATCATCCGAGAAGGCACATTCCAAGGAC
Encoded proteins:
- the LOC114429640 gene encoding LOW QUALITY PROTEIN: uncharacterized protein LOC114429640 (The sequence of the model RefSeq protein was modified relative to this genomic sequence to represent the inferred CDS: substituted 5 bases at 5 genomic stop codons), yielding LIKPLKNHTPKHTKTCHKTLKLTLITSLFDQFESAQTFRSALILPALALPXILLPPTRHPMNHNRLLTLQQXFLNQFTHHIFSSINLGGHKXAAVLTAIVTLFNHLKXLGLLPYTFTPTTQLSMNIAFALPLXLATVIIGFRKNPNHSLAHLLPEGTPTLLIPVLIIIETVSLLMRPFALGIRLTANLTAGHLLIQLTSTATFVLASTLPAVAAITAILLLILTLLEVAVAIIQAYVFVLLLSLYLQENV